The DNA region GAATTCGGCTTGCGTGTCCAAAAAGACAAATGTGAATTTTTCAAGGATTCACTGGAATATTTGGGCCATGTTATCGATGCCCATGGCCTGCACAAGTCACCGGAGAAAGTTAGGGCGATTGTGGAAGCTCCTGCACCAACAAATGTGAGTCAGCTTCGATCATTTTTAGGGCTTATTAATTACTACAGCAGGTTCATTCCTAACCTGTCATCCATTCTTAGCCCACTCAATGCACTCTTGTGCAAAGGCAAACAGTGGCAATGGACATCACAATGCGAAATGGCATTTCAGGAGGCCAAAGAACAGTTGTTGTCGCAAAGTGTGCTAACTCATTACAACCCAGAACTTCCCATCCGGCTGGCATGTGACGCTTCACCTTATGGGGTAGGTGGTGTGATATCACACATCCTTCCAGATGGGCAAGAGAGGCCCATAGCCTTTGCATCAAGAACCTTGAATAAAGCGGAACAGAATTATGCACAGATTGAGCGTGAAGCTCTTGGCATTATATTTGGTGTTCGGAAATTCCATCACTATTTATATGGCAGGAAGTTTACGCTCCTCACAGACCATCGCCCTCTGACCACAATTCTGAGTCCCAGCAAAGCTATACCATCTATGGCAGCCGCCAGAATGCAGCGATGGGCTCTCCTGCTGGCTGCTCATGATTATATCATCCAATACAGAGAAGCAGCACGTCATGGCAATGCTGATGGGCTGTCCCGCCTGCCACTTGCCACATCAGCTAAGGAGAGAATCAACACTGTGGACAGTTTTCACATTAAACACCTGGAAACCTTACCTGTGAGCTGCAAAGACATCTGCAAGGAAACCAGGACCGATCCGGTTCTCGTTCAGGTACTGGAAATGGTCTCTACAGGTCGCTTCCCGAGAGTCCAGCATGTGGACAGCACACTGGCACCATTCATCAGCAGGAAGGATGAACTAACTGTTCAGCAACAGTGCCTCATGTGGGGTATCCGTGTAGTCATCCCTCCTAAGCTGAGACCCAGAGTACTGTCCGAACTACACACTGGACACCCTGGTGttgttaaaatgaaagctgttgcCCGAAGTTACATGTGGTGGCCAGGAATTGACGCCCAGATCGAACAAGTGTCGAAGACCTGCCAATCCTGTCAACTCACACAGAAAGCACCTGGACCATCACCTCTCCATCCTTGGGCATGGCCGGGAGCTCCATGGCAGAGGATCCATGTCGATTTTGCCGGTCCTTTCCAAGGCCATATGTTCATGGTGGTCGTGGATGCCCATTCCAAGTGGCCTGAAGTGCACCTGATGAGCTCCACCACGGCTTCCAAGACCATACAGGTACTGAGAAGGCTATTCAGTCGTTACGGCCTTCCTGAGGTCTTAGTGAGCGATAATGGTCCCCAGTCCACTTCAAGCGAATTCGACACATTCATGAAGAGCAACGGAGTTAAGCACATTCGCTCTGCACCATTCCACTCAGCCACAAATGGCCTTGCGGAACGTTTTGTGCAAACATTCAAGCATTCACTGAAGCGCTCCTCAGGAACAGTTTCAATCCAACACCGACTGGATGCATTCTTGCTAATGTATCGCAACACTCCGCACTCCACCACAAAGGAATCACCATCCATGCTTTTCATGCATCGCAAGCTGCGATCTCGACTCGACCTGCTGAAGCCTAGCGTTGCAGCTGAAGTGGAGAAAGCACAAGAGGAGCAGTGTGCTCGTCGACAGACGCATGCTAAAGCCAGATCATTCAAAGTGGGTGACACAGTCCTAGTTCGTGAttatgggagaggagagaagtggacaCCGGGCGTTGTTTCAGCCGAAACTGGTCCTGTGTCATACAAAGTCAACGTCGGATCATCGGAACACTGGAGAAGACATGCTGACCAGATCCTGACTCGACATGCAGAGCTGGACGTTCCAGAGTCTTCAGAGTCTTCTCATGCTCCAGCAGATCTGCCTGTGTTGGAGAACACAGTTCCTGAACCAGCTGTTCCGGCTCCTGATCCAGTGAGTGTGCCGTCATCCCCGGTAACATCAGAGGTAGTCAACGCACCACATCAAGAGACTGGTAAGCTCTACCCATCCCGTGTCATTACGAAACCAGTTCGTTTTAGCCCTTAAGGAATTCAATACAGTTGGACAGTTGTTGGACACATGTCTGGATAAGAGACTGTTACATTTGTGTTCATTTAGACTAGAGAGTCATGTCTCAAGAATAAGGGCATAATAACCCCTTGACTGACTCGGGGTTTGGGACAGTCTACTCCCTGCCTCAAGGTTAGGTGATGTGACTtcacatgtttatgtttacgtgtatatgtgtttaCGTTCATGTTCATGTAAGCACAACATTTAGTGGGAAGGAGATGTGATGTATGTACCATTGGGTATGTGGATCCAGTCCACTAGTTGGCGCTGCGCCGCCACTGTCATTGTGACAATATGAATGTACTGAGTTACAAGAAGTACTTTAGTAAACAAGTGACTGAACTGAAGACGTGTCTCGGTGTTATCTCTAACATAAAGTTACGGTATCTAAAGTGAACCCATAGACATAACAATGGGCTCATATCAAagggtgatgagtgtgtggaaTACACCACTATGGGCTCATATCAaggggtgatgagtgtgtggaaTACACCACTATGGGCTCATATCAAGGGGTGATGAGTGTGTAGAATACACCACTATGGGCTCATATCAAGGGGTGATGAGTGTGTAGAATACACCACTATGGGCTCATATCAAagggtgatgagtgtgtggaaTACACCACTATGGGCTCATATCAAGGGGTGATGAGTGTGTAGAATACACCACTATGGGCTCATATCAAGGGGTGATGAGTGTGTAGAATACACCACTATGGGCTCATATCAAGGGGTGATGAGTGTGTAGAATACACCACTATGGGCTCATATCAAGGGGTGATGAGTGTGTAGAATACACCACTATGGGCTCAAGGGGTGATGAGTGTGTAGAATACACCACTATGGGCTCATATCAAGGGGTGACGAGTGTGTGGAATACACCACTATGGGCTCATATCAAGGGGTGATGAGTGTGTATTATgagatatacatatatatatatatatatatatatatatatatatatatatatatatatatatatatatatatatagatagatagatagatagatatgacGCGTGAGATAACGGGATGGTTACCTAGAAGGAATGCTCTCAAAACCTAAAAATTTGCCAATCGGCTGTGATGCAAGTTTGAGACATGACCTGCCCAAATGAGATATGCTTGTGGTTGTGGTTTGTAGTTGAATTGGATGAagcaaatttccatgacttttccaaaacttttggggtgtttttttgttttccaaaacctttccaggcctggaaattggcattttcaaattccataacttttccAGGTCTTTTAAAAACGTATGAACCCTGTATAACAAAtcagttgtgtgagtgtgatataTGCCCATAATCTCCCCCCCTCAATACATCATTCAGTATTATTCAAGTTATTGCATATCACccccactagatggcagtgtaAGACAAGGAATGAGTTGCAGTGTTGGCATTGACGCTTACTCCACTGATCAATATTCAACAGCCACCTGAAACAAGGACAGAATAGTCTAGCTGAACACTACTATAGTTAAAATAAGTAGATAAGCTGGGCAAAGGAGGGTCCACATTAAAAGTCATTAAAAGTTGTGTTATAAATGTTATCGTTTATGTCCTATGTGTTGTTACAGTCCACATAGCGTGTGCTTTGGCAATGTTTTATATTGGGCCTTTTATTTATCTTCTATTTGATTGGGTCAAATCAGTTCATTAAATGAGGTTTCCATCTAAACCTGAAATAAACACATTCCATTTAAACAGCTGAATGTCTGAAGAGTCTCTCTGGAGACAAACTCACATCTGCCCTCACTCATCTACCTGCAGGCTACAGTATGGAAATGGGATTATACTCCTACTGCAATGCACTCATCTACCTGCAGGCTACAGTATGGAAATGGGATTATACTCCTACTGCAATGCACTCATCTACCTGCAGGCTACAGTATGGGAATGGGATTATACTCCTACTGCAATGCACTCATCTACCTGCAGGCTACAATATGGAAATGTGATTATACTCCTACTGCAATGCACTCATCTACCTGCAGGCTACAGTATGGAAATGTGATTATACTCCTACTGCAATGCACTCATCTGGCGCAGTGTTGCACTGAATGGAGAGATGACCTTGCTCAATGCATTTCATGACCAAGTACAGAAAAATGAAAGGAAAGAAATCATAAATTGCATTTTGTTATGGCatagaaaacaaacaaggaaaGAACATGACAACAAGTTCATCAGAGGTCCTTTCAGAATCTTTATTGAGACATTTAAagtcaaaaacacattttatttacatatttgAATTCGGGAAAACAAGCAAGTTTTATAGCTCTGTGTCAACACATAtagaaatcattttcaaagatattCAGCAAATAACTGAACTTCAGGGAGAACAGAATATGATGATGTTGTTGctgaaacatttctgtaattcaCACATTCGTTTTGGGAAAAGTGCAAAATATGAAGAAAGCAACATCAGCATTTATTTAGTATCACCAAAACAAAAGTCTATAAATTGAATATAGATATCAATATCTCAACAGTATGTCAGcattaagcccaattcacaccaaagattcccgacgcgacgagactgagttgcagcattgtgaattagaagttgcacgtagttgcaagccgtcgcagagcattaaacacgttgaatcgcagtcgcaaggttttagaacgtcgcagctagtctcgtctcgtctcgtctagtcgggaatctttggtctgaaccctactttacacatgtgtgtagtgtgtgactCTGGTGTTCCTGCAGCATGCTCAACTGCCAGGGCCACAGATCAAGCACCGGGTGCTTACATCACAATGGATGTTGCTACGGTTACCTGGTTACTGGAATTGTGCGCAGTGTCTTGTGGTGATGAATTTGTGTTTGAATTTTGGCAGTTTcatacaaaccacacacacacacacacacacacacacacacacacacacacacacacataggaggagtcggagacagaaagaatgaagggtagagagaagggaggaagaaaagggAGGGGTGTAGAGACTGAGGATTGAGAGAAATGAAAgtagagagggacagggagaaaaagggagtagagagaggaagagaaataatgggacaggagaggagacagagaaagaatgaatgaagggtcagaaagagagagagagagagaggggggggttagaagtgacagagaggtagagaattgaggacacacagagaagtggaagaggagagaaggagaaaaaagggagtagagagaggaagagaggacagagaggtagagagaaagggaggggaatgagagagaggaaaagaaggggTGGGGAGTAGAGACTGAGTAGAGAGAAAGGTTGACAGGTGGATGTacctgttggaggaggagctcatgtgatctggcacagggacactgagaaGCCATAATCACCATAATAAAACCTAAACCCTGgacagaggggctcagtgaatgtggagtggaacgtgtgcaggtgggtgagtatatcagaggagacgctgtagaaggataGAGTGCCAGcaggccagtccaggtacactcctactctacTGGAGACGGAGGAGGGGACAGGTATGGCAGTCTCTTCATTATTGTGCCAGACAGAGTAACTGTGAGGAGAGCAGCGCAgtctccaggacttggcattctGTCCCATTATGACGTCATCACTGTCCCCTTTCCTCTtgatgcttttataggccacagATATACGAGTTCCTCTTCttccactccactcagcctcccagtagcagcgtccagtcagaccctctctacacaacaCCTGCCACCaggagtcaaatctctctgtgtgttcaggatacggctgcttcTCATCCACatatgtcacctttctgttcccctcagagagagagagatttctgtgtgctgtgtttgggtccagtgtgagatcacaggcatctgcagacaagaggagagaacatgagaacacacacacacacacacacacacacacacacacacacacacacacacacacacacacacacacacacacacacacacacctactcaacctaacagcacacaaacacacaaacatatctacacacacacacacacacacacacacacacacctactcaacctaacagcacacaaacacacaaacatatctacacacacacacacaccatgtcaacacaaaacacacacacacacacacacacacacacacacctactcaccctaccaacaacacacactgacttttCCTACCAACACAGGCAAatccacacatatgcacacagccacacacacacacacacacacacacctactcaacctaacagcacacaaacacacaaacatatctacacacacacacacacacacacacctactcaacctaacagcacacaaacacacaaacatatctacTCAACctaacagcacacaaacacacaaacatatctacacacacacacacacacacacacctactcaacctaacagcacacaaacacacaaacatatctacacactcacacacacacacaccatgtcaacacaaaacacacacacacacacctactcaccctaccaacaacacacactgacttttCCTACCAACACAGGCAAatccacacatatgcacacagccacacacacacacacacacacacacacacacacacaatatcaatagaaacacacacacacacaaaccaaacacatCCCCCCCCACAAAAACACGCCTACTCAAcctaccagcacacacacacacacttctactcaccCTACCAACCAGTGATGGGAATAACACGGGAATATTAGTAACGGCGTTAGTTTTTTCTGTAACGAGTAATCTAATTGATTACTTTTCCCATCTTGATAACGCCGTTACCGTTACTGCCAAAAAATGCGGTGCGTTACTATAGGCtatatcattttttttctctccatcagaccAACTAGATCCCAGAGCCGAGGGCGAGGCAGATTCATTTTACTGTTTTTCCTTGGGTAGTGAGCACGAGACAAGCGCATACATACTGACGATTGGCTGAGGTTGAGTAACATTTCATGGTAAGCCAATCAGAGGTAGAGTTGGGCGGGTGTTCCTAAACTTGCATAGTAGCCTAGTTCGACACACAGCGCGGCGCATCACAAGCGAGTTGGTGAAAGTGAAATCGGTGTGGCGAACGCaaataggctactccaaaaacagCATTCGCTAAatggaagtagcctacagtcattattttttcttccatgaaatgaaaagaacGAATATAATCGTCAAATGCACATTATGCCCTAGTCAAAAGTGCCTTGTAAACATCAGTGTCGTAGCCTAATTCAAACTCACTCAAACATTTCTTAACATCGCATGCCTCCACAAAATGAGTGGCCAAGACTGCCGAAAGCGAAGGAGAAGGCTACAAAACCGAAGCAACAGAAGCTTAACAATTAAGAATAAGCCACAAACTTTTGTGCtggttgtggtagcgcattagcctactaacgaaatgcggtcaaggtgtgaggttaTGGTGGAATAAACAACAGCATCGGACGTGATTCAGCCAgtcataatcaaggactggaactatccgttttagaggCATAGCCTACTTAAATTCTGCCCAGTTCTGGCCTGTTGAGGCAATAAATATCAAAAAAGTTCCAAAACATCTATTGTGTTATTTGTATGGATCCACTAAACAAACATAATATCTACATGCCATTTGATTGGAGTCTCACTCCCTCAGCAACATTAGAAAGATGTGTGTACACTGTTTCTCttaataatgtattgtattaAATGTCCATTTGCCCATTTCATTACAATATTGAGATTTATTATTAACAATTGAACATACACCTGTATTTTAAGTTCCGTTAAAGAGGTGGGTTAGCATTTAAAAATTTACTTGAAAGTAACGCACCAGTTACTTTCAAGTAAATTCTTAAATGCTAACCCACCTCACCCAACACtgctacccacacacacacacacacacacacacacacatacttctactcaccctaccaacacacacacacaaaattctactcaccctaacacacacacacacacacttctactcaccctaccaatacacgcacacacacacaaaccaaacacacacacacacctgtactcaccctacgaacacacacacacacacacacacacacacacacacacttctactcaccctaccaatacacggacacacacacacacacacacaccagcctgtaCTCACcctacgaacacacacacacacacacacacacacacacacacacacagactactcaccctaccaacacacacacacacacacacttgtactttCCCTACCAGCACAGGCACACCCACTTCCAACACACAACATGTCAAGACAAGCAATCATACACACTCCtgctcaccctacacacacacacacacacacacaccatgttaaCACAAGTAATTATACACACTCCtgctcaccctacacacacacaccatgtcaacACAGGCAATTATACACACTCCACTcctgctcaccacacacacacacacacacacacacacacacacacacacacacacacacacacacacacacacacacacacacacacacacacacacacacacctcctcaccctaccaaactcatgcacacacattgttattacacacccatacacatgtgcaagctaaaacatgtgaatgtgaatgataTTAGAAACTTACATCTCAGCAAACGTGGTCGTGCTCTGTCTAAAGCATGGGCTAAAGCGGGGTCAGTTCTGTaaggaaaacaaaatgtcacacacatgtaccattTCACAGATGTCAAgactgctgtttttctttctcggAGGGACACAATCATGAAGCCCCGACACTGCCAGTCCTGTACTTAGATTAGAGTTAGTGAGAAACCTGAGGACTCCCTCTGAATAAGAGATGCACTTTCCAGCAGTGAAACTCCATTATTAAATGCATGATCAGGGACCACCAGCAACGCCTTCACAGCTCACCTGTGGGTCACTGACCACTTGTTGAGAACCCTGAATTAATGTTGAGAACCCTGAATTAATGATTGATTGTTGTGCTACTTTCCTTGGTTACTAACAGTGAAAATAGACCTAATGGATATTTAACTTCATTACATTTTGATCTACTTCATAAGTGCCCTGATATACAGAATGAATAGCCCCCCGTCACACAATCAGAAAATAGTATTCTTTTTCCTCCTGGGGATAAACAGCTACCTGTTCCTCTGCCcacctccctgtctttctgttaATCTCACAGCCTGGAATCTGAGAGGTGTTCCACTTCACTCGGTATGAAG from Sardina pilchardus chromosome 1, fSarPil1.1, whole genome shotgun sequence includes:
- the LOC134076132 gene encoding uncharacterized protein K02A2.6-like — encoded protein: MNKQKAKLPLYVVKGASPPLFGREWLRKIQIDWREIKTVREETLEVVLQRHNEVFKKELGTLKGIKVSIALKPQHQPRFCQARVVPYALRPKVEAEIDRLSEQGIISPVKFSDWATPIVPVVKKNGDVRICGDFKVTINPALQVEKYPIPRIEDLFASLSGGQHFSKLDLSHAYLQMPVEEKSRKYLTITTSKGLFCYNRLAFGITSAPAIFQRAMDQVLQGLPNVHCYLDDILVTGQDRLQHLKNLDAVLGRLEEFGLRVQKDKCEFFKDSLEYLGHVIDAHGLHKSPEKVRAIVEAPAPTNVSQLRSFLGLINYYSRFIPNLSSILSPLNALLCKGKQWQWTSQCEMAFQEAKEQLLSQSVLTHYNPELPIRLACDASPYGVGGVISHILPDGQERPIAFASRTLNKAEQNYAQIEREALGIIFGVRKFHHYLYGRKFTLLTDHRPLTTILSPSKAIPSMAAARMQRWALLLAAHDYIIQYREAARHGNADGLSRLPLATSAKERINTVDSFHIKHLETLPVSCKDICKETRTDPVLVQVLEMVSTGRFPRVQHVDSTLAPFISRKDELTVQQQCLMWGIRVVIPPKLRPRVLSELHTGHPGVVKMKAVARSYMWWPGIDAQIEQVSKTCQSCQLTQKAPGPSPLHPWAWPGAPWQRIHVDFAGPFQGHMFMVVVDAHSKWPEVHLMSSTTASKTIQVLRRLFSRYGLPEVLVSDNGPQSTSSEFDTFMKSNGVKHIRSAPFHSATNGLAERFVQTFKHSLKRSSGTVSIQHRLDAFLLMYRNTPHSTTKESPSMLFMHRKLRSRLDLLKPSVAAEVEKAQEEQCARRQTHAKARSFKVGDTVLVRDYGRGEKWTPGVVSAETGPVSYKVNVGSSEHWRRHADQILTRHAELDVPESSESSHAPADLPVLENTVPEPAVPAPDPVSVPSSPVTSEVVNAPHQETGKLYPSRVITKPVRFSP